One window of the Anaeromyxobacter dehalogenans 2CP-C genome contains the following:
- the mutS gene encoding DNA mismatch repair protein MutS: MPEIAQAHTPMMRQYLETKARYPDAILFFRLGDFYEMFFEDALTASEALQITLTARSKGDDKVPMCGVPYHAARGYVARLLEKGFKVAICDQVEEPGKSQLVKREVTRVVTPGMVLDDQVLDPREASWLGAVALEGGRAGLALLDASTGQLQCGEVDGDERLVDELRRAGVRELVFSSAADGARTEAIARAVGAPAARRDAAEFERAEDRLRKHLGVPSLDGFGVSGLPLGLSAAAAALAYLADTQRAAPRHVDRISRLSTDDVLLLDEATRTNLELERTLSGGRKKGTLLALLDRTVTAPGGRRLAEWLRYPLADLARIGARLDAVEELSGASVAREELAGALRPVADLERLLSRLVLGQGNARDLRALAGALLALPALADVLEARGAALLREAGGRLRGLEALAAHLDAAVAEEPPATLREGGFIRRGHSAELDEIVAISEDGKGWIAGLEAKERERTGIGSLKVRFNKVFGYYLEVTKPNLHLVPKDWERRQTTVGGERFVTPELKGFEEKVLTAEERRAALEERLFEALRQAVAAEAPRVRTAADAVATADALLSLARVAAERGYVRPEVDASEALEIVDGRHPVVEAVLPDGPAAYVPNDVLVASRGAPECAEHGALLVITGPNMAGKSTVMRQAALVVLLAQMGAFVPARRARIGLVDRIFTRVGASDDLARGRSTFMVEMTETAAILHNATRRSLVVLDEIGRGTSTFDGVSIAWAVAEHLHDVTGCRTLFATHYHELQDLARERPAVRNLTVAVREVGDRVVFLRKLVQGGASRSYGIEVAKLAGLPAEVLARAREILKNLEAMEVDEGGHPALARGRRRRAGPAAAQLGLFGGGAAADPAADEVAKAIRALDLDALRPLDALNLLAGWKRSLE; encoded by the coding sequence ATGCCGGAGATCGCCCAGGCGCACACGCCGATGATGCGGCAGTACCTCGAGACCAAGGCGAGGTACCCCGACGCCATCCTGTTCTTCCGCCTCGGCGACTTCTACGAGATGTTCTTCGAGGACGCGCTCACCGCGTCCGAGGCGCTGCAGATCACGCTGACCGCGCGCTCGAAGGGCGACGACAAGGTCCCGATGTGCGGCGTGCCGTACCACGCGGCGCGGGGCTACGTGGCGCGGCTGTTGGAGAAGGGCTTCAAGGTCGCGATCTGCGATCAGGTCGAGGAGCCGGGCAAGTCGCAGCTGGTGAAGCGCGAGGTCACGCGGGTCGTGACCCCGGGCATGGTCCTCGACGACCAGGTGCTCGATCCGCGCGAGGCGAGCTGGCTGGGCGCCGTGGCGCTGGAGGGCGGGCGCGCCGGGCTGGCGCTGCTCGACGCGTCCACCGGGCAGCTCCAGTGCGGCGAGGTGGACGGCGACGAGCGGCTGGTGGACGAGCTGCGGCGCGCCGGCGTGCGCGAGCTGGTGTTCTCGAGCGCGGCCGACGGGGCGCGCACCGAGGCGATCGCGCGCGCGGTGGGCGCGCCGGCCGCCCGCCGCGACGCGGCCGAGTTCGAGCGCGCCGAGGATCGGCTGCGCAAGCACCTGGGCGTGCCCAGCCTGGACGGCTTCGGCGTCTCCGGGCTGCCGCTCGGGCTCTCCGCGGCGGCGGCCGCGCTGGCCTACCTCGCCGACACGCAGCGCGCGGCGCCGCGCCACGTGGACCGGATCTCGCGGCTCTCCACCGACGACGTCCTCCTGCTCGACGAGGCCACCCGCACCAACCTCGAGCTGGAGCGGACGCTGTCCGGCGGCCGCAAGAAGGGGACGCTGCTCGCGCTGCTCGATCGCACCGTGACCGCGCCCGGCGGCCGGCGCCTGGCGGAGTGGCTCCGCTACCCGCTCGCCGACCTCGCGCGGATCGGCGCGCGGCTCGACGCGGTGGAGGAGCTCTCCGGCGCCTCGGTGGCGCGCGAGGAGCTGGCCGGGGCGCTCCGGCCGGTCGCCGACCTGGAGCGGCTCCTCTCGCGGCTCGTGCTGGGGCAGGGGAACGCGCGGGACCTGCGGGCGCTGGCGGGCGCGCTCCTGGCGCTGCCGGCGCTGGCCGACGTGCTCGAGGCGCGCGGCGCGGCGCTGCTGCGCGAGGCGGGCGGGCGGCTGCGCGGCCTGGAGGCGCTGGCGGCGCACCTCGACGCCGCGGTCGCGGAGGAGCCGCCGGCCACGCTGCGCGAGGGCGGGTTCATCCGCCGAGGGCACTCCGCCGAGCTGGACGAGATCGTCGCGATCTCCGAGGACGGCAAGGGGTGGATCGCCGGCCTGGAGGCGAAGGAGCGCGAGCGCACCGGCATCGGCTCGCTCAAGGTCCGCTTCAACAAGGTGTTCGGCTACTACCTGGAGGTCACCAAGCCCAACCTGCACCTCGTCCCGAAGGACTGGGAGCGGCGGCAGACCACGGTCGGCGGCGAGCGCTTCGTGACCCCCGAGCTGAAGGGGTTCGAGGAGAAGGTCCTCACCGCGGAGGAGCGGCGGGCGGCGCTCGAGGAGCGGCTGTTCGAGGCGCTGCGCCAGGCGGTGGCCGCCGAGGCGCCGCGGGTGCGCACCGCGGCGGACGCGGTGGCCACCGCCGACGCGCTGCTCTCGCTCGCGCGCGTCGCGGCGGAGCGCGGCTACGTCCGGCCCGAGGTGGACGCGTCCGAGGCGCTCGAGATCGTGGACGGCCGCCACCCGGTGGTCGAGGCGGTGCTGCCGGACGGCCCGGCCGCGTACGTGCCGAACGACGTCCTGGTGGCCTCGCGCGGCGCGCCGGAGTGCGCGGAGCACGGCGCGCTGCTGGTGATCACCGGGCCGAACATGGCCGGCAAGAGCACGGTGATGCGCCAGGCGGCGCTGGTGGTGCTGCTCGCGCAGATGGGCGCGTTCGTGCCGGCCCGGCGCGCGCGCATCGGGCTGGTGGACCGGATCTTCACGCGGGTGGGCGCCTCCGACGACCTGGCGCGCGGCCGCTCCACCTTCATGGTGGAGATGACCGAGACCGCGGCCATCCTCCACAACGCCACCCGCCGCTCGCTGGTGGTGCTCGACGAGATCGGCCGCGGCACGTCCACCTTCGACGGCGTGTCCATCGCCTGGGCGGTCGCGGAGCACCTCCACGACGTGACCGGCTGCCGCACGCTGTTCGCCACGCACTACCACGAGCTGCAGGACCTCGCGCGCGAGCGCCCGGCGGTGCGCAACCTCACCGTGGCGGTGCGCGAGGTGGGCGACCGGGTGGTGTTCCTGCGCAAGCTGGTGCAGGGCGGCGCGTCGCGCAGCTACGGCATCGAGGTCGCGAAGCTGGCGGGCCTGCCGGCCGAGGTGCTGGCGCGGGCGCGCGAGATCCTGAAGAACCTGGAGGCGATGGAGGTGGACGAGGGCGGCCACCCCGCGCTGGCCCGAGGCCGGCGGCGCCGCGCCGGGCCCGCCGCCGCGCAGCTCGGCCTGTTCGGTGGCGGGGCCGCGGCGGATCCCGCGGCCGACGAGGTCGCGAAGGCGATCCGCGCGCTCGACCTCGACGCGCTCCGCCCGCTCGACGCGCTGAACCTGCTGGCCGGCTGGAAGCGGTCGCTGGAGTAG
- the lon gene encoding endopeptidase La — MSDKEKKGAGAGAQVAPAMGPPVLINKEDIPAVLPILPLRNSVFFPGGVLPLAVGRQKTIALIKDAVRDEQVIGVVTQRRAEEEDPGAADLYTVGTVARVVKLLKMGEDNYSLVVQGLARFKVLELVQESPYLKARIEAVEDRSVVDDVEVEALAINLKKLAREVIELMPELPAAATELVESITHPGHLADLIAANVDVPIEEKQQVLETVELKARMKLVLELLNRKREILKLSNKIDSAVKGEMSKTQREYYLRQQLKAIKEELGELGEEEEELDELQERLKKAGLPPEVEKVAQKELNRLKSIPTASSEYTVARTYLDWIADLPWTKRTDDNLDIENARQILDTDHYGLDKIKKRILEYLAVRKLKNDMRGPILCFVGPPGVGKTSLGQSIARATGRKFVRLSLGGVRDEAEIRGHRRTYVGALPGRIIQSMKKAATVNPVMMLDEIDKLGADFRGDPSAALLEVLDPEQNHAFSDHYLDLSYDLSKVMFIGTANLLDPIPGPLKDRMEILELPGYTFEEKVHIAQNHLIPKQLREHGLSADAIAISEKALIKIIMAYTREAGVRNLERRIADVCRAIAVEVASGKIGASAKRSIEEADVLEILGPEKFYNETAERTEIAGVATGLAWTAAGGDILFIEATKMPGKGALTLTGQLGDVMKESAQAALSYLRSKSDSLGIPVNFLEKTDLHIHFPAGAIPKDGPSAGVTILTALVSLLTGIRVRSDVAMTGEVTLRGLVLPVGGIKEKVLAAHRAGIKRIIIPARNEKDLLDVPEQARKELEFVFAAHMDEVLQAALEENPVGRKPPAAPEPEGEKKPGATPTPPAKKPDEIRV; from the coding sequence ATGTCCGACAAGGAAAAGAAGGGCGCGGGGGCGGGGGCGCAGGTGGCCCCGGCCATGGGGCCTCCGGTCCTCATCAACAAGGAGGACATCCCGGCGGTGCTGCCGATCCTCCCGCTGCGGAACTCGGTGTTCTTCCCCGGGGGCGTGCTGCCCCTGGCGGTGGGCCGCCAGAAGACCATCGCGCTCATCAAGGACGCGGTCCGCGACGAGCAGGTCATCGGCGTCGTCACCCAGCGCCGGGCCGAGGAGGAGGACCCGGGCGCGGCCGACCTCTACACGGTCGGGACCGTCGCGCGCGTGGTGAAGCTCCTGAAGATGGGGGAGGACAACTACTCGCTCGTCGTCCAGGGGCTCGCCCGCTTCAAGGTGCTCGAGCTCGTGCAGGAGAGCCCGTACCTCAAGGCGCGCATCGAGGCGGTCGAGGACCGCTCGGTGGTGGACGACGTCGAGGTCGAGGCGCTCGCCATCAACCTGAAGAAGCTGGCGCGCGAGGTCATCGAGCTCATGCCCGAGCTCCCGGCCGCCGCGACCGAGCTGGTCGAGTCGATCACGCACCCGGGCCACCTCGCCGACCTCATCGCGGCGAACGTGGACGTGCCCATCGAGGAGAAGCAGCAGGTCCTCGAGACGGTCGAGCTCAAGGCGCGGATGAAGCTCGTGCTCGAGCTGCTCAACCGCAAGCGCGAGATCCTGAAGCTCTCGAACAAGATCGACTCCGCCGTGAAGGGCGAGATGTCGAAGACGCAGCGCGAGTACTACCTGCGCCAGCAGCTCAAGGCCATCAAGGAGGAGCTGGGCGAGCTCGGCGAGGAGGAGGAGGAGCTCGACGAGCTGCAGGAGCGGCTGAAGAAGGCCGGGCTCCCGCCCGAGGTGGAGAAGGTCGCGCAGAAGGAGCTGAACCGGCTGAAGTCGATCCCGACCGCGAGCTCCGAGTACACGGTGGCGCGGACGTACCTCGACTGGATCGCCGACCTGCCCTGGACCAAGCGGACCGACGACAACCTCGACATCGAGAACGCGCGGCAGATCCTCGACACCGACCACTACGGCCTCGACAAGATCAAGAAGCGCATCCTCGAGTACCTGGCGGTCCGCAAGCTGAAGAACGACATGCGCGGGCCGATCCTGTGCTTCGTGGGCCCGCCGGGCGTCGGCAAGACCTCGCTCGGCCAGTCCATCGCGCGCGCCACCGGCCGCAAGTTCGTGCGGCTGTCGCTGGGCGGCGTGCGCGACGAGGCCGAGATCCGCGGGCACCGGCGCACCTACGTGGGCGCGCTCCCCGGCCGCATCATCCAGTCGATGAAGAAGGCCGCGACGGTGAATCCGGTGATGATGCTCGACGAGATCGACAAGCTCGGGGCGGACTTCCGCGGCGATCCCTCGGCGGCCCTGCTCGAGGTGCTCGACCCCGAGCAGAACCACGCGTTCTCGGATCACTACCTCGACCTGTCCTACGACCTGTCGAAGGTGATGTTCATCGGCACCGCGAACCTGCTCGATCCCATCCCCGGCCCGCTCAAGGACCGCATGGAGATCCTGGAGCTGCCCGGCTACACCTTCGAGGAGAAGGTGCACATCGCGCAGAACCACCTCATCCCGAAGCAGCTGCGGGAGCACGGGCTCAGCGCCGACGCCATCGCCATCAGCGAGAAGGCGCTCATCAAGATCATCATGGCGTACACGCGCGAGGCCGGCGTCCGCAACCTCGAGCGGCGCATCGCCGACGTCTGCCGCGCCATCGCGGTGGAGGTGGCGAGCGGCAAGATCGGCGCCTCCGCGAAGCGCTCCATCGAGGAGGCCGACGTCCTCGAGATCCTCGGGCCGGAGAAGTTCTACAACGAGACGGCCGAGCGGACCGAGATCGCGGGCGTCGCGACCGGCCTCGCCTGGACGGCGGCGGGCGGCGACATCCTCTTCATCGAGGCCACCAAGATGCCGGGCAAGGGGGCGCTCACCCTCACCGGCCAGCTCGGCGACGTGATGAAGGAGTCGGCGCAGGCCGCGCTCTCGTACCTTCGCTCGAAGTCCGACTCGCTCGGGATCCCGGTCAACTTCCTGGAGAAGACCGACCTGCACATCCACTTCCCGGCGGGCGCCATCCCGAAGGACGGCCCCAGCGCCGGCGTGACCATCCTCACCGCGCTCGTGTCGCTGCTCACCGGCATCCGGGTGCGCTCCGACGTCGCCATGACCGGCGAGGTCACGCTGCGCGGCCTGGTGCTCCCGGTCGGCGGCATCAAGGAGAAGGTGCTCGCCGCGCACCGGGCCGGCATCAAGCGGATCATCATCCCGGCGCGCAACGAGAAGGACCTGCTCGACGTGCCCGAGCAGGCGCGCAAGGAGCTCGAGTTCGTCTTCGCGGCGCACATGGACGAGGTGCTGCAGGCGGCGCTGGAGGAGAACCCGGTCGGCCGCAAGCCGCCGGCGGCGCCGGAGCCCGAGGGCGAGAAGAAGCCCGGCGCGACGCCCACGCCGCCCGCCAAGAAGCCGGACGAGATCCGGGTCTAG
- a CDS encoding metallophosphoesterase family protein, with protein MADRGRYPRNGFAARDCERHSARLAKGLLDALREIGVDHLVVTGDLTFSGEPREFERAAELLRPFAEAGKLTVVPGNHDVWTEESVETGRFLRAIGPDGKGMKKAAPSYPQVVPLGDEAVLVALDSARYGDDPWTTPGRLGGEQLRAARELAREHARLGRAVLLAFHHHVVLPPERVPSDAHVCRMPLADADQVVRLVAEVPIAAVLHGHRHTAFRVDLPGAAGPTPVLCAGSASRTADEPVRRARAYLYEVDRTGVRSVEALVAGTE; from the coding sequence GTGGCCGACCGCGGCCGCTACCCGCGGAACGGCTTCGCGGCGCGCGACTGCGAGCGCCACTCGGCGCGGCTCGCGAAGGGGCTGCTCGACGCGCTGCGGGAGATCGGGGTGGACCACCTGGTGGTCACCGGCGACCTCACGTTCTCGGGCGAGCCGCGCGAGTTCGAGCGCGCCGCCGAGCTGCTCCGGCCGTTCGCCGAGGCGGGCAAGCTCACGGTGGTGCCCGGCAACCACGACGTGTGGACCGAGGAGTCGGTCGAGACGGGCCGCTTCCTGCGCGCGATCGGCCCGGACGGCAAGGGCATGAAGAAGGCCGCGCCGTCCTATCCGCAGGTGGTCCCGCTGGGCGACGAGGCGGTGCTCGTCGCGCTCGACAGCGCGCGCTACGGCGACGACCCCTGGACCACCCCCGGCCGGCTGGGCGGCGAGCAGCTCCGCGCCGCGCGCGAGCTGGCGCGCGAGCACGCGCGGCTGGGCCGGGCGGTGCTGCTCGCGTTCCACCACCACGTGGTGCTCCCGCCCGAGCGCGTGCCGTCCGACGCGCACGTCTGCCGCATGCCGCTCGCCGACGCCGACCAGGTGGTCCGGCTGGTGGCCGAGGTGCCCATCGCGGCGGTGCTGCACGGGCACCGCCACACCGCGTTCCGGGTGGACCTGCCCGGCGCGGCCGGGCCGACGCCGGTGCTCTGCGCGGGCTCGGCGTCGCGGACCGCGGACGAGCCGGTCCGCAGAGCCCGCGCCTACCTGTACGAGGTCGATCGCACCGGGGTCCGCAGCGTCGAGGCCCTGGTCGCCGGCACGGAGTGA
- the lexA gene encoding transcriptional repressor LexA, with amino-acid sequence MEGLTDRQLEVLRFIASQIEDHGYPPTIREIGEALDIRSTNGVNDHLKALERKGYLSRDPVKSRALIPTSAAREALGGGGEAGSNVVPLVRGPARPGSRMIEIPIVGRVAAGMPILAQERVEDTVQVDAFLLGTNKKVYGLRVQGDSMIGDGILPGDYVFVKKQLNADDGEIVVAMIDDEATVKRVYFEGDRVRFQPSNPRMAPIYVRHSDFRSTMILGVVVGVYRKLT; translated from the coding sequence ATGGAAGGGTTGACCGACCGCCAGCTCGAGGTGCTCCGGTTCATCGCCTCGCAGATCGAGGACCACGGCTACCCGCCCACGATCCGCGAGATCGGCGAGGCGCTGGACATCCGCTCCACGAACGGCGTCAACGACCACCTCAAGGCGCTCGAGCGCAAGGGCTACCTCTCGCGCGATCCGGTGAAGTCGCGCGCGCTCATCCCGACCTCCGCGGCGCGCGAGGCGCTCGGCGGCGGCGGCGAGGCCGGGTCCAACGTGGTCCCGCTGGTGCGCGGGCCGGCCCGCCCCGGCAGCCGCATGATCGAGATCCCCATCGTCGGCCGCGTCGCCGCCGGCATGCCGATCCTCGCGCAGGAGCGCGTCGAGGACACGGTGCAGGTGGACGCGTTCCTGCTCGGCACGAACAAGAAGGTGTACGGGCTGCGCGTCCAGGGCGACTCGATGATCGGCGACGGGATCCTGCCCGGCGACTACGTCTTCGTGAAGAAGCAGCTCAACGCCGACGACGGCGAGATCGTGGTCGCGATGATCGACGACGAGGCCACCGTGAAGCGCGTCTACTTCGAGGGCGACCGCGTGCGGTTCCAGCCCTCGAACCCGCGCATGGCGCCCATCTACGTCCGCCACTCCGACTTCCGCAGCACCATGATCCTCGGCGTGGTCGTCGGCGTGTACCGCAAGCTCACCTGA
- a CDS encoding type II toxin-antitoxin system RelE family toxin encodes MADPKAKAAKPAKPAAAGAAKPRKTGKPTPAAKAAAAGAGAAKAKPPRRTARPRAPAPSRPPLPEPSGDAPLHELSRDGLSVLLYVALLPDETRALVKELGLSVPGFRTDALSDVERCDVLADEVRAAPATRARVLDVLRKEFGGMPLPETPLGPRDADDLLAVGSSDHGLALALWRVLADPAPAVRERALPLLEQLAKEYYGPAPEGAGPRGAEAKAPSPEQEAAAAAARVQALEKSLERAEQQVESVRRKGEEQREKLQEWLKEARARAAQAVDEAARARESADAAGRARERAEAALAAAQATDAAAEAARQRASARELEGRVAALDAKLARQAAREAELETALREARAAAQAAPAGPPAPAGGEADEPEDAPASWLMPVYTREFYDSLAGWDRRIQRAAFKQAALLAQDHRHPSLRAIPLEGLPGYYRVRVATDVRLLYRRGERQNEIEILSLIDREDLDRFVRQAKTRQ; translated from the coding sequence GTGGCCGACCCCAAGGCGAAAGCGGCGAAGCCGGCGAAGCCCGCCGCGGCCGGGGCCGCGAAGCCGAGGAAGACCGGCAAGCCGACGCCGGCGGCGAAGGCCGCCGCGGCCGGGGCGGGCGCCGCGAAGGCGAAGCCGCCCCGGCGGACCGCCCGTCCGCGGGCGCCGGCCCCGAGCCGGCCGCCGCTGCCGGAGCCGTCCGGCGACGCGCCGCTGCACGAGCTGTCGCGCGACGGCCTCTCGGTCCTGCTCTACGTGGCGCTCCTCCCGGACGAGACGCGCGCGCTCGTGAAGGAGCTCGGCCTGAGCGTGCCCGGGTTCCGCACCGACGCGCTCTCCGACGTGGAGCGCTGCGACGTGCTCGCCGACGAGGTCCGCGCCGCGCCCGCCACCCGGGCGCGCGTGCTCGACGTGCTCCGGAAGGAGTTCGGCGGGATGCCGCTGCCCGAGACGCCGCTCGGGCCGCGCGACGCGGACGACCTGCTCGCGGTGGGCAGCTCGGACCACGGCCTGGCGCTCGCTCTCTGGCGCGTGCTGGCCGACCCGGCGCCGGCCGTGCGCGAGCGCGCGCTCCCGCTGCTGGAGCAGCTCGCGAAGGAGTACTACGGGCCCGCGCCGGAGGGCGCGGGGCCGCGGGGCGCGGAGGCGAAGGCGCCCTCGCCGGAGCAGGAGGCCGCCGCGGCCGCCGCGCGCGTGCAGGCGCTGGAGAAGTCGCTCGAGCGCGCCGAGCAGCAGGTCGAGTCGGTGCGGCGCAAGGGCGAGGAGCAGCGCGAGAAGCTCCAGGAGTGGCTGAAGGAGGCGCGCGCCCGCGCCGCGCAGGCGGTGGACGAGGCGGCGCGCGCGCGGGAGTCCGCGGACGCGGCCGGCCGGGCCCGGGAGCGGGCCGAGGCGGCGCTCGCGGCGGCGCAGGCCACCGACGCGGCCGCGGAGGCCGCGAGGCAGCGGGCGTCCGCGCGCGAGCTGGAGGGCAGGGTGGCCGCGCTCGACGCGAAGCTGGCGCGGCAGGCCGCGCGCGAGGCGGAGCTCGAGACGGCGCTGCGCGAGGCGCGCGCGGCGGCGCAGGCCGCGCCGGCCGGCCCGCCGGCGCCCGCGGGCGGCGAGGCGGACGAGCCGGAGGACGCGCCGGCGTCGTGGCTCATGCCCGTCTACACCCGCGAGTTCTACGATTCGCTCGCCGGCTGGGACCGCCGGATCCAGCGCGCCGCGTTCAAGCAGGCCGCCCTGCTCGCGCAGGACCACCGCCACCCGAGCCTCCGCGCGATCCCGCTCGAGGGGCTGCCCGGCTACTACCGCGTGCGGGTCGCGACCGACGTGCGGCTGCTCTACCGGCGCGGCGAGCGGCAGAACGAGATCGAGATCCTCTCGCTCATCGACCGGGAGGACCTCGACCGGTTCGTGCGCCAGGCGAAGACGCGGCAGTGA
- a CDS encoding ABC1 kinase family protein — protein MLGRAFQDLNRLRQISAAMARHGFGAYLERMRLRDVLGRDAPPPGQPLPPPDRTTAARFRTMLGELGPTFIKLGQLLSSRPDVLPSHWVDELEKLQDACPPVGVAEIREEIERGLGRPVEALFAALDPVPLASASIAQVHRATTHEGVQVVVKVQRPRIREQIESDLALLHDLAGLLEAVVEETGIYTPTGVMEEFDRTIHEELDFSNEARNATAMYETSAGREFLVIPRVHKALSCDTVLTLDYVEGVKVSDVTAEAGFDLEQVARNVIEASFRQLFEDGLFHGDPHPGNILVLPGNRIALLDFGLVGRLSRVQQEALVTLIVAVALRDPETVARVLNRIGVPDARAPITEFREDIRVILDRYLGLRLDEIRSATLLRDLLDLAIRHRIRIPKEYAVLAKASVTIEGIIRRLYPKLDILEVGLPYAKELLLSRFNPSDASGLVMRALLKLQGLAEDVPTQLSQILVDLEGGKFRVNVASDAIDRIGGHVRALGVLLFLGLLAAGLTVGGLVVLAGGEGLLGGLALGAAALLCAFAAAYHLATLRMRKISLRRWLKR, from the coding sequence ATGCTCGGGCGGGCGTTCCAGGATCTCAACCGGCTGCGCCAGATCTCGGCCGCCATGGCCCGCCACGGCTTCGGCGCCTACCTCGAGCGGATGCGCCTGCGCGACGTGCTGGGGCGCGACGCGCCGCCGCCGGGCCAGCCCCTCCCGCCCCCGGATCGCACCACCGCCGCCCGCTTCCGCACCATGCTGGGCGAGCTCGGGCCCACGTTCATCAAGCTCGGGCAGCTCCTCTCCTCCCGCCCCGACGTGCTGCCCTCGCACTGGGTGGACGAGCTGGAGAAGCTGCAGGACGCCTGCCCGCCGGTGGGCGTCGCCGAGATCCGCGAGGAGATCGAGCGCGGCCTGGGCCGCCCGGTGGAGGCGCTGTTCGCGGCGCTCGACCCGGTGCCGCTGGCCAGCGCCTCGATCGCGCAGGTGCACCGCGCCACCACGCACGAGGGCGTGCAGGTGGTGGTGAAGGTGCAGCGGCCGCGCATCCGCGAGCAGATCGAGTCGGACCTGGCGCTGCTCCACGACCTGGCCGGCCTGCTCGAGGCGGTCGTCGAGGAGACCGGCATCTACACGCCCACCGGCGTGATGGAGGAGTTCGACCGGACCATCCACGAGGAGCTCGACTTCTCGAACGAGGCCCGCAACGCGACCGCCATGTACGAGACGTCCGCCGGCCGCGAGTTCCTGGTGATCCCGCGCGTGCACAAGGCGCTCTCGTGCGACACCGTGCTCACGCTCGACTACGTGGAGGGCGTGAAGGTCTCCGACGTCACCGCCGAGGCCGGGTTCGACCTCGAGCAGGTGGCCCGCAACGTCATCGAGGCGTCCTTCCGGCAGCTGTTCGAGGACGGGCTCTTCCACGGCGACCCGCACCCGGGGAACATCCTGGTGCTGCCGGGCAACCGCATCGCCCTGCTCGACTTCGGCCTGGTGGGCCGGCTGTCGCGCGTGCAGCAGGAGGCGCTCGTCACGCTCATCGTGGCGGTGGCGCTGCGCGACCCGGAGACGGTGGCGCGGGTGCTGAACCGGATCGGCGTGCCGGACGCGCGCGCGCCCATCACCGAGTTCCGCGAGGACATCCGCGTCATCCTCGACCGCTACCTGGGCCTGCGGCTGGACGAGATCCGCAGCGCCACGCTGCTGCGGGACCTCCTCGATCTCGCCATCCGCCACCGCATCCGCATCCCGAAGGAGTACGCGGTCCTCGCGAAGGCGTCGGTCACCATCGAGGGCATCATCCGGCGGCTCTACCCGAAGCTCGACATCCTCGAGGTCGGGCTGCCCTACGCGAAGGAGCTGCTGCTCTCGCGCTTCAACCCGTCCGACGCCTCCGGCCTGGTGATGCGCGCGCTGCTCAAGCTGCAGGGGCTCGCCGAGGACGTGCCCACCCAGCTCTCGCAGATCCTGGTGGACCTCGAGGGCGGCAAGTTCCGCGTCAACGTCGCCTCCGACGCCATCGACCGGATCGGCGGCCACGTGCGGGCGCTCGGGGTGCTCCTGTTCCTCGGCCTGCTCGCGGCGGGCCTCACCGTGGGCGGGCTGGTGGTGCTGGCGGGCGGCGAGGGCCTGCTGGGCGGGCTCGCGCTGGGCGCGGCGGCGCTGCTCTGCGCGTTCGCCGCGGCGTACCACCTCGCCACGCTGCGCATGCGCAAGATCTCGCTGCGCCGCTGGCTGAAGCGCTGA
- a CDS encoding cytochrome c3 family protein, with translation MKLLASIVAAFLLTGTAMAAAPAAPTVLKAKNGDVTFNHKTHAAVKCETCHATAAGGKIEGFGKEKAHATCIECHKKEAKGPAKCAECHKKA, from the coding sequence ATGAAGCTCCTCGCTTCGATCGTCGCCGCCTTCCTGCTCACCGGCACCGCCATGGCGGCCGCGCCCGCCGCGCCGACCGTGCTCAAGGCGAAGAACGGCGACGTGACCTTCAACCACAAGACCCACGCGGCGGTGAAGTGCGAGACCTGCCACGCGACCGCCGCGGGCGGCAAGATCGAGGGGTTCGGCAAGGAGAAGGCGCACGCGACGTGCATCGAGTGCCACAAGAAGGAAGCGAAGGGCCCGGCGAAGTGCGCCGAGTGCCACAAGAAGGCGTAG